A region from the Benincasa hispida cultivar B227 chromosome 8, ASM972705v1, whole genome shotgun sequence genome encodes:
- the LOC120083631 gene encoding 11-beta-hydroxysteroid dehydrogenase 1A-like encodes MNLIHSFLNLVSPPFTFISLFLLLPPYQALKSFLSLVGVLFTENVNGKVVLITGASSGIGEHLAYEYAKRGACLVLVARRQNLLEEVADIARYYGSPGVITIRADVSKYEDCRRVINETMNQFGRLDHLVNNAAINHLVLFEDIADIAAFRQVMDINYWGAVYMTHLAIPYLRYSRGKIVALSAPPAWLPAPRMSIYNSSKAAIKSMFETMRVELAPDIGVTIVTPGFVESELTQGKALNAVGKLELRQDMRDALIGIVPVETAEECAKAVVRGVCRGHRYVTEPSWFNVLYYWKAFCPEVVEWCYRIIAMPAPGGSESDALSKQALDLTGGKYLLYPSSIRSTELKAD; translated from the exons atgaatctcattcacagcTTTCTGAATTTAGTCTCTCCACCCTTCACTTTTATCTCCCTCTTCCTTTTACTACCGCCTTATCAAGCTCTTAAATCCTTCCTCTCTTTAGTTGGTGTTCTCTTCACTGAAAATGTCAATGGAAAGGTCGTTCTCATCACTGGCGCTTCCTCCGGTATCGGCGAG CATTTGGCGTACGAGTATGCGAAAAGAGGGGCTTGCTTAGTACTTGTAGCAAGACGACAGAATCTACTTGAAGAAGTTGCAGACATAGCTCGGTATTATGGATCACCAGGTGTAATAACCATTAGAGCAGATGTTTCCAAGTATGAAGATTGCCGACGAGTCATCAACGAGACAATGAATCAATTTGGGAGAC tGGATCATTTGGTGAACAATGCGGCGATAAACCATTTGGTGCTGTTTGAAGACATAGCCGATATCGCTGCATTCAGACAAGTAATG GATATAAACTACTGGGGAGCAGTGTACATGACTCATCTGGCAATTCCTTATTTGAGATACAGCAGAGGGAAGATCGTGGCTTTGTCGGCTCCGCCGGCGTGGCTACCGGCACCTAGAATGAGTATTTATAAT TCGAGCAAGGCGGCGATTAAGAGTATGTTTGAGACAATGAGAGTGGAGCTTGCGCCGGACATTGGTGTGACGATTGTTACTCCTGGCTTCGTTGAATCTGAACTGACTCAAGGAAAGGCATTGAACGCTGTAGGCAAACTTGAACTTCGTCAGGACATGAGGGAT GCGTTGATAGGGATTGTACCGGTGGAGACGGCGGAGGAATGTGCGAAGGCGGTGGTGAGAGGGGTATGCAGGGGACACAGGTACGTGACGGAGCCGTCGTGGTTCAATGTGCTTTATTACTGGAAGGCGTTTTGCCCGGAGGTGGTTGAGTGGTGCTACCGGATAATAGCTATGCCGGCTCCTGGAGGTTCTGAATCCGACGCCCTGAGCAAGCAGGCCCTGGATTTGACCGGTGGCAAGTATCTACTGTATCCTTCTTCCATTCGCTCCACCGAGTTGAAGGCCGATTAA